In Mixta intestinalis, the following are encoded in one genomic region:
- the ung gene encoding uracil-DNA glycosylase codes for MGKAITWHDVLATEKEQPYFIETLKTVAQERAAGVTIYPPKEDVFNAFRLTELSDVKVVMLGQDPYHGPNQAHGLAFSVRPGVAVPPSLMNMYKELESDIPGFQRPNHGYLESWAKQGILLLNTVLTVEAGKAHSHARLGWETFTDRVIAAVNEQRDNVVFLLWGSHAQKKGSIIDTQRHHVLKAPHPSPLSAHRGFFGCRHFSRTNEILVQQGETPIDWTPRLP; via the coding sequence ATGGGCAAAGCGATAACCTGGCATGACGTACTGGCGACGGAAAAAGAACAGCCTTATTTTATTGAAACGTTGAAGACGGTGGCGCAGGAGCGTGCCGCTGGCGTGACGATCTATCCGCCGAAGGAAGATGTTTTCAACGCCTTCCGTTTAACCGAGCTGAGCGATGTAAAGGTGGTGATGTTGGGGCAGGATCCTTATCACGGCCCAAATCAGGCGCACGGACTGGCGTTTAGCGTCAGGCCCGGCGTGGCGGTTCCGCCTTCATTAATGAACATGTACAAAGAGCTGGAAAGCGATATTCCCGGCTTTCAACGTCCGAATCACGGTTATCTCGAAAGCTGGGCGAAACAGGGAATATTGCTGTTAAATACGGTGCTTACCGTAGAAGCAGGAAAAGCACATTCTCATGCCCGCCTGGGGTGGGAAACGTTCACCGATCGGGTCATTGCTGCGGTAAACGAGCAGCGCGATAACGTGGTGTTCTTGCTGTGGGGTTCGCACGCCCAGAAAAAAGGCAGCATTATTGATACGCAGCGCCATCACGTGCTGAAGGCACCGCACCCTTCCCCGCTTTCAGCGCACCGGGGATTTTTCGGCTGCCGTCACTTTTCCCGCACCAACGAAATTTTGGTGCAGCAGGGCGAGACGCCGATCGACTGGACGCCACGTCTCCCCTGA
- the grpE gene encoding nucleotide exchange factor GrpE has translation MSSKDQNAPNEQVSDEIEMEQQQNDSAETPEAEAEVVDPRDERIAQLEEQLAGLQTGVRDAQLRAQAEIENIRRRTEQDIEKAHKFALEKFANELLPVIDSLERALEVADKSNPELSAMIEGIELTLKSLLAAVRKFGVEVVGEINVPFNPDVHQAMSMMESDEIAPNHVMMVMQRGYTLNGRLLRPAMVAVAKAKG, from the coding sequence ATGAGTAGTAAAGATCAGAACGCACCAAACGAGCAAGTCTCAGACGAGATTGAAATGGAACAGCAGCAAAACGATAGCGCAGAGACGCCAGAGGCTGAAGCAGAGGTGGTGGATCCGCGCGATGAACGCATCGCTCAGCTTGAAGAACAGCTGGCTGGCCTGCAAACCGGTGTACGCGACGCTCAGCTGCGTGCGCAGGCGGAAATTGAGAATATTCGCCGCCGTACCGAGCAGGATATCGAGAAAGCGCATAAGTTTGCTCTGGAAAAATTCGCTAATGAACTGCTGCCGGTGATCGATAGCCTGGAGCGCGCGCTGGAAGTGGCTGATAAAAGCAACCCTGAGCTGAGCGCGATGATTGAAGGTATCGAGCTGACGCTGAAATCGCTGCTGGCGGCGGTCCGTAAGTTCGGCGTGGAAGTTGTGGGTGAAATTAATGTACCGTTCAACCCGGATGTGCATCAGGCCATGTCAATGATGGAATCTGATGAGATAGCGCCGAACCACGTGATGATGGTGATGCAGCGCGGCTATACCCTTAACGGTCGCCTGTTGCGTCCGGCGATGGTTGCCGTGGCAAAAGCTAAAGGCTGA
- the nadK gene encoding NAD(+) kinase, whose translation MNKPFQCIGIVGHPRHPTALTTHEMLWRWLSEKGYDVIVEQQIARELSLEQVQTGSLADIGQRADLAVVVGGDGNMLGAARVLARYDIKVIGINRGNLGFLTDLDPDNAQQQLDDVLRGDYICEKRFLLEARVCRGDGAPRIGTAINEVVLHPGKVAHMIEFEVYIDESFAFSQRSDGLIISTPTGSTAYSLSAGGPILTPSLDAIALVPMFPHTLSARPLVINSSSTIRLRFSHMRNDLEISCDSQIALPIQEGEDVLVKRSDYHLSLIHPRNYSYFNTLSSKLGWSKKLF comes from the coding sequence ATGAACAAACCTTTCCAGTGCATCGGCATCGTTGGCCACCCACGTCATCCTACTGCTTTGACCACCCATGAGATGCTCTGGCGCTGGCTCAGTGAGAAAGGGTATGACGTTATTGTCGAGCAACAAATCGCGCGCGAGCTGTCACTGGAACAGGTTCAAACCGGATCGCTGGCGGATATAGGGCAGCGGGCCGATCTGGCCGTTGTCGTTGGCGGCGATGGCAATATGCTGGGTGCCGCACGCGTACTGGCGCGTTACGACATTAAAGTTATCGGTATTAACCGTGGCAATCTGGGTTTTCTCACCGATCTCGATCCGGACAACGCGCAGCAACAGCTGGATGATGTGCTGCGTGGTGACTATATCTGCGAAAAACGCTTTTTGCTGGAGGCGCGGGTCTGCCGTGGCGACGGCGCGCCGCGTATCGGCACTGCAATTAACGAGGTGGTGCTGCATCCAGGCAAAGTGGCACACATGATCGAATTTGAGGTATATATTGATGAGAGCTTTGCCTTCTCTCAGCGTTCTGACGGCCTGATCATCTCCACACCTACCGGCTCTACCGCTTATTCGCTTTCAGCGGGCGGCCCGATCTTAACGCCTTCGCTTGATGCTATCGCGCTGGTGCCGATGTTCCCGCATACGCTTTCCGCCCGCCCGCTGGTGATAAACAGCAGCAGCACTATCCGTCTGCGTTTTTCCCATATGCGTAATGACCTCGAAATCAGCTGTGATAGCCAGATCGCGCTGCCTATTCAGGAGGGCGAAGACGTGCTGGTAAAACGGAGTGATTACCACCTGAGCCTGATTCATCCCAGGAATTACAGTTACTTCAATACGCTTAGCTCTAAATTAGGGTGGTCCAAAAAATTATTTTAA
- the recN gene encoding DNA repair protein RecN, which produces MLAQLTISNFAIVRELEIDFQRGMTAITGETGAGKSIAIDALGLCLGGRAEADMVRQGATRADLCARFNLKDTPSAQRWLEENQLDDGQECLLRRVISSDGRSRGFINGTAVPLSQLRDLGQLLIQIHGQHAHQLLLKPEHQKSLLDAYADLPLLMQSMAANYRQWNQSCRALAQHQQQMQEREARRELLQYQLKELNEFAPQAGEFEQIDEEYKRLANSGQLLSTSQQALHLLADGDDSNLQSLLYTARQMMGELVSMDEKLGSVLNMLEEAAIQISEASDELRHYCDRLDLDPNRLYELEQRLSRQISLARKHHVAPEALPAFYQQLLEEEQLLSQQESDQEALSMAVTQHHQAALASAQKLHEQRAHFAQELTQLITESMHALSMPHGQFMINVQFNPDQLTAEGADRIDFRVSTNPGQPLQPLAKVASGGELSRIALAIQVITARKMDTPALIFDEVDVGISGPTAAVVGKLLRQLGESTQVMCVTHLPQVAGCGHHHFFVSKETDGAMTETHMQPLDKRARLQELARLLGGSEVTRNTLANAKELLAA; this is translated from the coding sequence ATGCTGGCCCAACTCACTATCAGTAATTTTGCTATTGTTCGCGAGCTGGAAATTGATTTTCAACGTGGCATGACCGCGATTACCGGTGAAACCGGTGCCGGTAAATCTATCGCTATTGATGCGTTGGGCCTCTGTCTGGGCGGGCGTGCCGAAGCGGATATGGTACGTCAGGGTGCCACTCGTGCCGATCTTTGCGCTCGCTTTAACCTTAAAGATACCCCTTCTGCCCAGCGCTGGCTGGAAGAAAATCAGCTGGATGACGGTCAGGAGTGTCTATTGCGCCGGGTAATCAGCAGTGACGGGCGCTCACGCGGATTTATCAACGGTACGGCGGTGCCGCTTTCACAACTGCGCGATTTGGGCCAGCTGTTGATTCAGATTCATGGCCAGCATGCTCATCAGCTACTGCTGAAACCAGAACATCAAAAATCGCTGCTTGATGCCTATGCCGATCTTCCGCTGCTGATGCAAAGCATGGCGGCTAACTACCGTCAGTGGAACCAAAGCTGTCGTGCGCTGGCGCAGCATCAACAACAGATGCAGGAGCGCGAAGCGCGCCGCGAGCTGCTGCAATATCAGCTGAAAGAGCTGAACGAATTCGCTCCACAGGCGGGCGAGTTTGAGCAGATCGATGAGGAGTACAAACGTCTCGCTAACAGCGGTCAGCTATTATCAACCAGCCAACAGGCGCTGCATTTGCTGGCGGATGGCGACGACAGCAACCTGCAAAGTCTGCTCTATACCGCACGTCAGATGATGGGCGAACTGGTGAGTATGGATGAAAAACTGGGCAGCGTGCTGAATATGCTGGAAGAAGCGGCAATTCAAATCAGTGAGGCAAGCGACGAGCTGCGTCATTATTGCGACCGTCTCGATCTCGACCCAAACCGTCTTTATGAGCTGGAACAGCGCCTGTCGCGTCAAATCAGCCTGGCGCGTAAACACCATGTCGCACCGGAAGCGCTGCCCGCGTTCTATCAGCAACTGCTGGAAGAAGAGCAGCTGCTCTCGCAGCAGGAGAGCGATCAGGAAGCGCTGAGCATGGCGGTTACGCAGCATCATCAGGCTGCGCTGGCCAGCGCGCAGAAGTTACATGAACAGCGTGCACACTTTGCACAAGAGCTTACGCAGCTGATTACTGAAAGCATGCACGCGCTCTCAATGCCGCACGGCCAGTTTATGATTAACGTCCAGTTCAATCCCGATCAGTTGACCGCCGAAGGTGCCGATCGTATCGATTTCCGTGTAAGTACTAACCCCGGTCAGCCGTTACAGCCGCTGGCAAAAGTGGCTTCCGGCGGCGAGCTGTCGCGTATTGCATTAGCGATTCAGGTAATTACCGCCCGTAAGATGGATACGCCAGCGCTGATTTTCGATGAGGTGGATGTCGGTATCAGTGGCCCAACGGCGGCGGTAGTCGGCAAGCTGCTGCGTCAGCTGGGCGAATCAACACAGGTGATGTGCGTCACTCACCTGCCACAGGTGGCAGGCTGTGGTCACCACCATTTCTTTGTCAGCAAAGAGACTGATGGCGCGATGACCGAAACGCATATGCAGCCGCTGGATAAGCGTGCACGCCTACAGGAACTGGCGCGTCTGCTCGGCGGCAGCGAGGTAACGCGCAATACGCTGGCGAATGCTAAAGAGCTTTTAGCCGCCTGA